The sequence below is a genomic window from Rhodococcus sp. 4CII.
AATTGGACGTTGGACTTCCGAATGTGATCATGACCGCACTCCTTTTCGATTCGCGCTCTGGATGAAACGCGAAGCGGACGACCACGCCATCCAACATCCCCGACGGCCGCCCGGGCCGCTAGATTTGACGCTACTCGGGGCAGGGAATCGTCATCAATACCCCAAACCGACCGTTCGGCGCGCGGCTCTGAGGGGGACGGCGATGATCACCGGATAGTCAACGGGCAGGTCAGCGACTCAGCAAAACAGCCTCTGACCTGCCCTTTTCGTGTGCCCCCGGCAGGATTCGAACCTGCGGCCTTTCGCTCCGGAGGCGAACGCTCTATCCCCTGAGCTACGGGGGCGCACCGGAAAACCGGTGTGCCGATTGGGCTGGCCAATGGTAGCGCATGGGTAGGGGGATCGACCAAATCGGGCCCCTACTTCGCGGACTCGCCCCGGTAGCGGCCCGAACCGGCCTAGTGTCGGAGGGACGTGGACGCTCGCGAACTCTCGGGGAGGGGTCGAGAATGACCGAAGTGCGGCAGGTCGACCCACAGGACGCGGGCGGGCAGTATTCCGATTCCGAACTCGACCTGGACCTGCGGTGGTGGGCGGCCGCGAACTATCTGACGGTCGCGCAGATCTATCTGCAGGACAACACGCTTCTGCGGGAGCCGCTGCGGCCGGAGCACATCAAACCGCGGCTGCTCGGGCACTGGGGGACGAGTCCGGGGCTGTCGATGATCTACGCGCTGCTGAACCGTCTCATCCGCCGGACCGACACCGACTGCCTCTATGTGACGGGTCCCGGTCACGGGGGTCCGGCGCTCGTCGCCGCCACCTACCTGGAGGGGACGTACTCGGAGGTGTATCCCGGTGTCTCCCGCGACGCCGCCGGCATCCATCGGCTCTGCCGGCAGTTCTCGACGCCGGGCGGGATCCCGAGCCACGTCAGCGTGCAGACGCCGGGGAGCATCCACGAGGGCGGCGAACTCGGCTACGCGCTCGCCCATGCCGCGGGCGCGGCGTTCGACCATCCGAATCTGTTGGTGGCGTGCGTGATCGGGGACGGTGAGGCGGAGACCGGACCGTTGTCCGGTTCGTGGAAACTCCCGGCGTTCCTCAATCCGGAACGCGACGGAGCGGTGTTGCCGATCCTCCACGTGAACGGCGCGAAGATCGCGGGGCCCACCGTCTACGGTCGCAGCAGCGACGACGACGTCGAAGCATTCCTCAGCGGTCAGGGGTGGGCGCCGACCGTCGTCGCCGGCGACGACCCGCGGCAGGTCTTCCCGGCGCTGCATCGCGCCCTGACCGACGCGCACACCGCGATCACCGGCTTCCAGCGGCGGGCGCGGGCAGGCAGGCCCGGCCCCGCCCGATGGCCGGCGATCGTGCTGCGGACTCCGAAGGGCTGGACCGGGCCGCACATCGTCGACGGTGTGCTCGTCGAGGGCACGCACCGGGCGCACCAGGTTCCGCTGTCGGGGGTCCGGACCGACGAGGACCATCTGCGCCAACTCGAGGAGTGGATGCGGTCGTATTCGCCGGAGGAACTGTTCGGCTCGTCGGGGACGCTGGTGCCGGACCTGCAGCGGCTCGCGCCGCAGGGCGACAAACGCATGGGTTCGTCCCCGTATGCGAACGGTGGGCGTCTGCGGGCGGATCTTCCCGTCCCGTCGCTGGAGAAGTACGCCCTCACGATCGAGAAACCGGGCACCACGCACCACGAGACGACCCGGGTGCTCGGCGAACTGCTGCGCGACCTCTACGCCGCGACCACCACCGCGGACGGCGGCGGATCGTTCCGGCTGTTCTGCCCCGACGAGACGTCGAGCAACCGGCTGGGTGCGGTGTTCGAGCAAACCGACCGCTGCTGGCAGTTGCCGGTCACCGACCACGACGACGCACTGTCGGCCCGCGGCCGGGTGATGGAGGTGCTCAGCGAGCACCTCTGCGAGGGGTGGCTCGAGGGGTACCTGCTGTCGGGGCGGCACGGACTGTTCGCGAGCTACGAGGCGTTCGCCATGGTGAGCGTGTCGATGCTCATCCAGCACACGAAGTGGCTGCAGCACGCGGTGGACCTCCCGTGGCGCGCGCCGGTGGCGTCGCTGAACGTCCTGCTCACCAGCACCTGCTGGCGCAACGACCACAACGGTTTCTCCCATCAGGGGCCGGGCATGATCGACGCGGTCATCCCGCTCGCACCGGACGTGGTCCGGATCTGGCTGCCACCGGATTCGAACACCCTGCTCTCGATCTCCGACCACTGTCTTCGCAGCACCGATCACGTCAACCTCATCGTGGTCGACAAGCAGCCGCATCTGCAGTACCTGACGCTGGACGCAGCGCACTCCCACTGCGCGGCCGGGGCGTCGGTGTGGGAATGGGCGGGTACCGAATCCGGTGCGGGCACCGACCCCGATGTCGTGCTCGCGGCAGCCG
It includes:
- a CDS encoding phosphoketolase; amino-acid sequence: MTEVRQVDPQDAGGQYSDSELDLDLRWWAAANYLTVAQIYLQDNTLLREPLRPEHIKPRLLGHWGTSPGLSMIYALLNRLIRRTDTDCLYVTGPGHGGPALVAATYLEGTYSEVYPGVSRDAAGIHRLCRQFSTPGGIPSHVSVQTPGSIHEGGELGYALAHAAGAAFDHPNLLVACVIGDGEAETGPLSGSWKLPAFLNPERDGAVLPILHVNGAKIAGPTVYGRSSDDDVEAFLSGQGWAPTVVAGDDPRQVFPALHRALTDAHTAITGFQRRARAGRPGPARWPAIVLRTPKGWTGPHIVDGVLVEGTHRAHQVPLSGVRTDEDHLRQLEEWMRSYSPEELFGSSGTLVPDLQRLAPQGDKRMGSSPYANGGRLRADLPVPSLEKYALTIEKPGTTHHETTRVLGELLRDLYAATTTADGGGSFRLFCPDETSSNRLGAVFEQTDRCWQLPVTDHDDALSARGRVMEVLSEHLCEGWLEGYLLSGRHGLFASYEAFAMVSVSMLIQHTKWLQHAVDLPWRAPVASLNVLLTSTCWRNDHNGFSHQGPGMIDAVIPLAPDVVRIWLPPDSNTLLSISDHCLRSTDHVNLIVVDKQPHLQYLTLDAAHSHCAAGASVWEWAGTESGAGTDPDVVLAAAGDVPTQEILAAAQLLREHTPDLVTRVVNVVDLMGLLTPTEHPHGFDAQTFLDLFTADTDVVFAFHGYSRAVHELIHGRPAAGRFHVRGFSEQGTTTTPFDMVVLNRMSRYHLALAALRRTRREPAGASELADFCLRQLERHGEYVVAHLEDMPEVRDWTWL